A region of Kribbella sp. NBC_01245 DNA encodes the following proteins:
- a CDS encoding galactose-binding domain-containing protein yields MFPLRKLKVPMVSFVVLAIATTVGLQSSSGATTADVLLSRNALTITSSIEDSNFLGKYAVDGSTTTRWASAEGIDPQWIRVDLGQPSAVNRLKLNWEVAYAKSYRIEISDDGANFRTLKTITTGDGGIDDHTGLAANGRYVRVVGTQRGTPYGYSLWEMEIFGVSGSTGDTQAPTVPTNLTAGTVTSTTVALNWTASTDNVGVSGYDVFRNGVFVASVAENTFTDTALTPQTAYSYTVLAKDPNNNKSAQSAPLSVTTASGPTGVFVLAAAGDIADQCTASSSSCVHPKTARVVDFIKPVNVITMGDNQYDDAHYSDFTSYFNTSWGRFKSIMKPSVGNHETYSSPAYDGYHRYFGDIARPNGKRYYSWERGNWHFIALDSTEDSPGLVESAQHTWLKADLAANTKKCVAAYYHHPRYSSGSHGDNPKMATLWNILVDNNVDLVLNGHDHHYERFVAQDKYGNPNAAGTTQIIGGMGGTDNFYPVHAEHEATAKTITDTHGVLKLTMTDNSFTSQLIGLNNTVLDSSPTTTCH; encoded by the coding sequence ATGTTCCCGCTCAGAAAACTGAAAGTGCCCATGGTGTCGTTCGTCGTCCTGGCGATCGCGACCACCGTCGGCCTGCAATCCAGCTCAGGTGCCACCACCGCCGACGTGTTGTTGTCCCGCAACGCGTTGACGATCACGTCCAGCATCGAGGACAGCAACTTCCTCGGAAAGTACGCCGTTGACGGCAGCACGACGACCCGCTGGGCCAGCGCGGAGGGCATCGACCCGCAGTGGATCCGGGTCGACCTCGGCCAGCCGTCGGCCGTCAATCGGCTGAAGCTCAACTGGGAGGTGGCCTACGCCAAGTCGTACCGAATCGAGATCTCCGACGACGGCGCGAACTTCCGGACGCTCAAGACCATCACCACGGGGGATGGTGGCATCGACGACCACACCGGCCTGGCCGCCAATGGCCGTTACGTCCGCGTCGTCGGCACCCAGCGCGGCACGCCGTACGGCTATTCGCTGTGGGAGATGGAGATCTTCGGCGTCAGCGGTTCCACCGGTGACACGCAGGCCCCGACCGTGCCGACCAACCTGACCGCCGGCACCGTCACCAGCACCACCGTGGCGCTGAACTGGACGGCCTCGACGGACAACGTCGGTGTCAGCGGGTACGACGTGTTCCGCAACGGCGTCTTCGTGGCCTCGGTGGCGGAGAACACCTTCACCGACACCGCGCTGACTCCGCAGACGGCCTACAGCTACACGGTGCTGGCCAAGGACCCGAACAACAACAAGTCGGCGCAGAGCGCTCCGCTCTCGGTCACGACCGCCTCCGGTCCCACCGGGGTGTTCGTGCTCGCGGCGGCCGGTGACATCGCCGACCAATGCACCGCGTCCAGCAGCTCCTGCGTGCACCCGAAGACGGCCAGGGTCGTCGACTTCATCAAGCCCGTCAACGTCATCACCATGGGCGACAACCAGTACGACGACGCCCACTACTCCGACTTCACCAGCTACTTCAACACCTCGTGGGGCCGCTTCAAGAGCATCATGAAGCCCTCGGTCGGCAACCACGAGACCTACTCCTCGCCGGCGTACGACGGTTACCACCGGTACTTCGGCGACATCGCCCGCCCGAACGGCAAGCGGTACTACAGCTGGGAGCGCGGCAACTGGCACTTCATCGCGCTCGACTCGACCGAGGACTCGCCCGGCCTGGTCGAATCCGCACAGCACACCTGGCTCAAGGCGGACCTCGCGGCCAACACCAAGAAGTGCGTCGCGGCCTACTACCACCACCCCCGGTACAGCTCCGGTTCGCACGGCGACAACCCCAAGATGGCCACGCTCTGGAACATCCTGGTCGACAACAACGTCGACCTCGTGCTCAACGGCCACGACCACCACTACGAGCGCTTCGTGGCGCAGGACAAGTACGGCAACCCGAACGCGGCCGGTACGACGCAGATCATCGGCGGCATGGGTGGCACGGACAACTTCTACCCCGTGCACGCCGAGCACGAGGCGACCGCCAAGACGATCACGGACACGCATGGCGTGCTCAAGCTGACGATGACCGACAACTCGTTCACCAGCCAGCTGATCGGTCTGAACAACACGGTACTGGACAGCTCCCCGACCACCACCTGCCACTGA
- a CDS encoding DUF418 domain-containing protein: MSERFLAPDLARGVMLLFIAVANSHYFLQNGPALGGFPVGTTGIDAFLVGLIATLVDGRAYPMFAALFGYGLVQIYRRQQAAGKDWKPIRKLLRRRSLWMIVIGFLHGIFLYVGDILAAYGILAFLLVPALRWKTRTIVTLASLAFVITSLPLGGSLAVESTVAPEPAMLPQGIWSGVMDRAPALLVLVPLYPIGLLLPFLIGILAARARLLELPGQHLTLLRCVAGFGISTAILGGLPVGLVLAGVIDQPAANTLGLLGTLHDATGHFGGLGYAAAIALLANRISATPTNVGRGRVVTALAAVGQRSMTCYLAQSLVWTLAFAPYAFNLTPHLTVTSLAGIAVATWLATVLLANWMHHRGLRGPFEVLLRKLTYRERKLTDDEKKQPYRAKTAGDAASGTTNTGAPEPLAGTDQMSEPPSDPVKP; this comes from the coding sequence TTGAGTGAGCGGTTTCTTGCGCCGGATTTGGCGCGGGGCGTGATGTTGCTGTTCATCGCCGTCGCGAACTCGCACTACTTCCTGCAGAACGGGCCGGCGTTGGGCGGTTTCCCGGTTGGTACCACCGGGATCGACGCGTTCTTGGTCGGGCTTATCGCGACACTTGTGGACGGTCGGGCCTATCCGATGTTCGCCGCGCTCTTCGGGTACGGCCTGGTGCAGATCTACCGTCGCCAACAGGCTGCCGGCAAAGACTGGAAGCCTATTCGCAAACTCCTGCGCCGAAGGAGTTTGTGGATGATCGTGATCGGCTTCCTGCATGGGATATTCCTGTACGTCGGGGACATCCTCGCGGCGTACGGGATTCTCGCGTTTCTGCTGGTTCCGGCCTTGCGGTGGAAGACCCGCACGATCGTCACTCTGGCCTCTCTCGCATTCGTCATCACGAGCCTGCCACTGGGCGGTTCACTGGCGGTCGAGAGTACGGTCGCGCCTGAGCCGGCGATGCTGCCGCAAGGCATCTGGTCCGGCGTGATGGATCGGGCGCCGGCTCTGCTGGTATTGGTGCCGCTGTATCCGATTGGCTTGCTCTTGCCGTTCCTGATCGGCATTCTCGCGGCTCGGGCCCGACTGCTCGAACTGCCCGGCCAACACCTGACGCTGTTGCGATGCGTCGCTGGATTCGGCATTAGTACGGCGATCCTCGGTGGCCTGCCGGTCGGGCTCGTCCTCGCGGGAGTGATCGACCAGCCGGCCGCGAATACCCTCGGCCTGCTGGGCACGTTGCACGACGCCACCGGCCACTTCGGCGGCCTCGGCTACGCCGCCGCGATCGCCCTTCTGGCCAACCGAATCAGCGCAACCCCGACGAACGTTGGACGAGGGCGTGTCGTTACGGCGCTTGCGGCTGTGGGGCAGCGGTCGATGACGTGTTACCTGGCCCAATCGCTCGTCTGGACGCTCGCCTTCGCGCCGTACGCCTTCAACCTGACGCCGCACCTCACCGTCACGTCCCTCGCCGGTATCGCCGTCGCCACTTGGCTAGCCACGGTCCTCCTCGCCAACTGGATGCACCACCGAGGCCTGCGCGGCCCGTTCGAGGTGCTCCTCCGAAAGCTGACCTACCGCGAGAGGAAGCTGACCGACGACGAGAAGAAGCAGCCCTACCGCGCCAAGACCGCCGGTGACGCGGCATCCGGTACGACCAACACAGGCGCACCCGAGCCATTGGCAGGCACAGACCAGATGTCCGAACCGCCATCCGATCCAGTCAAGCCATAA
- a CDS encoding MFS transporter has protein sequence MYLADTRAAGTTKGKIGRRVSGNVLALGMVSLVTDISAEMVTAVLPLYLVVGLGLNPLQFGLLDGLYAGATALVRLVGGHAADRWRRLKAVAGIGYGLSAASKLGLLAAGSSVPAIGAVLAVDRAGKGIRTAPRDALISLSSEPESLGRSFGVHRAMDTIGAFLGPLVAMVVLWGSLGDYSSVFVTSFCIATIGVLVLVAFVRDRPPTDGPAKPVPVRSMLQLLRIPGFRRLCGWAAALALISVTDSFLYLALQRNFDVSTTMFPLLPLGTAGVYLLLAVPLGRLADKYGRWRVFVGGHLVMATALGLVCGPFAGWWIAVCVLVLHGVFYAATDGVLMAAAGPWLPEHLRASGMALIQTGQALARMVSAVLFGLAWTLWDLRPTMIVVAVGLLVVTIAAALLKPWEKPA, from the coding sequence ATGTATCTAGCCGATACCCGCGCGGCGGGAACCACCAAAGGGAAGATCGGGCGGCGAGTCTCCGGCAACGTGCTGGCGCTCGGCATGGTCAGCCTGGTCACCGATATCTCGGCGGAGATGGTGACCGCGGTATTGCCGCTCTACCTGGTTGTCGGTCTTGGCCTCAATCCGCTCCAGTTCGGTCTGCTGGACGGGTTGTACGCCGGGGCGACCGCGCTGGTTCGGCTGGTCGGTGGGCATGCCGCCGATCGCTGGCGACGGTTGAAGGCCGTCGCCGGCATCGGCTACGGGTTATCCGCTGCCAGCAAACTCGGTTTGCTGGCAGCGGGCTCCTCGGTCCCGGCGATCGGCGCCGTACTGGCCGTCGACCGGGCCGGCAAGGGGATCCGGACGGCACCCAGGGACGCGCTGATCTCGTTGAGCAGCGAGCCGGAAAGTCTCGGCCGCTCGTTCGGCGTCCATCGTGCGATGGACACGATCGGCGCGTTCCTGGGTCCGCTGGTCGCGATGGTGGTGCTCTGGGGCAGCCTGGGGGACTACAGCTCGGTGTTCGTCACCAGCTTCTGCATCGCGACCATCGGGGTGCTGGTGCTGGTCGCCTTCGTCCGTGATCGACCGCCCACCGACGGACCGGCGAAACCCGTTCCGGTGCGGTCGATGCTGCAGCTCCTTCGCATTCCGGGCTTTCGCCGGCTCTGCGGATGGGCCGCCGCGCTGGCGCTGATCAGCGTCACGGATTCGTTCCTCTATCTCGCTCTGCAACGCAACTTCGACGTCAGTACGACGATGTTCCCGTTGCTGCCGCTCGGTACCGCCGGCGTCTATCTGTTGCTGGCCGTGCCGCTCGGGCGGCTTGCCGACAAGTACGGCCGGTGGCGCGTCTTCGTCGGCGGTCATCTGGTGATGGCGACCGCGCTCGGACTCGTCTGTGGTCCCTTTGCTGGCTGGTGGATCGCCGTCTGCGTACTGGTCCTGCATGGCGTGTTCTATGCCGCGACCGACGGCGTTCTGATGGCGGCGGCAGGCCCCTGGCTGCCGGAGCACCTCCGCGCGAGTGGCATGGCCCTGATCCAAACCGGTCAGGCCCTGGCGCGGATGGTGTCCGCCGTTCTGTTCGGGCTGGCCTGGACGCTGTGGGATCTCCGCCCGACCATGATCGTCGTGGCCGTCGGCCTGCTGGTCGTCACCATTGCCGCCGCCCTGCTCAAGCCCTGGGAGAAGCCCGCATGA